One part of the Dysidea avara chromosome 10, odDysAvar1.4, whole genome shotgun sequence genome encodes these proteins:
- the LOC136268397 gene encoding zonadhesin-like, translating into MKRLRAVCWSFLVTFCLPVIVSGCSCVEESFTQSSLESLCQDYDFSSNVFVARVLNASCNCVPSIGDADFFQNVTDISCVTGALTSGQFTSEVVIRGSCDVTSNLYGVLSCDSIMSSLQPNECPYEGQVFMDCAPLCHTTCSNFGQNSPCPEVCVRGCGCPQGMVIDEDQRRCVMPSLCPNRTCPIDGQIIKSCASACPQGCFSPADIVCPQVCIVDACECEGVSEVVDDITGRCVQQEQCTACPIDGQEYTTCGSSCPQTCDNFNDTIICTTDCWQGCECPSGTVIDVEKRKCVDPSQCGREMPITVERVLSEDRRSCNPEFVCPHNEVEANVDFGNICQYTVEILQVFKGSYQMGQIIEQLGPDLLTTCGNPRHILSVGTAYVVGIGGACSYYNEWTPYSDYPANHLETLNNRCSSTGSSAGLLSSSLLVLYVSVAIACFKSLII; encoded by the exons ATGAAACGTCTCAGAGCTGTGTGTTGGAGTTTCTTGGTCACTTTTTGTCTACCTGTGATAGTGTCGGGATGTTCGTGTGTAGAAGAATCTTTTACTCAATCTAGTTTAGAGTCGCTGTGTCAGGATTACGACTTTTCTTCTAACGTGTTTGTGGCACGAGTTCTCAACGCATCCTGTAACTGCGTTCCATCAATTGGTGACGCAGATTTCTTTCAAAATGTCACGGACATCTCTTGTGTAACCGGGGCTCTCACTTCAGGCCAGTTTACTAGCGAAGTTGTGATTAGAGGGAGCTGTGATGTTACCAGTAACTTGTACGGAGTATTATCCTGTGACAGCATCATGAGCTCCTTACAACCTAATG AGTGTCCATATGAGGGACAGGTGTTCATGGATTGTGCTCCATTGTGTCACACAACTTGTTCCAATTTTGGCCAAAACTCTCCATGTCCAGAGGTGTGTGTAAGGGGATGTGGCTGTCCACAGGGTATGGTGATTGATGAAGATCAGAGGAGATGTGTCATGCCATCACTATGTCCTAATAGAA CTTGTCCAATTGATGGTCAGATAATCAAATCATGTGCTAGTGCGTGTCCTCAAGGTTGCTTCTCACCTGCTGACATTGTTTGTCCACAAGTGTGCATAGTAGATGCTTGTGAGTGTGAGGGAGTTAGTGAAGTTGTGGATGATATTACTGGAAGATGTGTACAACAGGAACAGTGTACTG CTTGTCCTATTGATGGTCAAGAATACACAACTTGTGGATCATCTTGTCCTCAGACGTGTGATAACTTCAATGATACAATAATATGTACTACTGATTGTTGGCAAGGTTGTGAGTGTCCATCAGGAACTGTAATTGATGTGGAGAAGAGGAAGTGTGTTGATCCCAGCCAGTGTGGTAGAGAAATGCCCATTACAGTAGAAAGAGTGCTTAGTGAAGATAGAAGATCATGTAATCCAGAATTTGTGTGTCCCCATAATGAAGTTGAGGCTAATGTTGATTTTGGTAACATTTGCCAGTACACTGTGGAAATTTTACAAGTATTCAAAGGAAGTTATCAG ATGGGTCAGATCATCGAACAACTTGGTCCTGATTTACTGACTACATGTGGAAACCCGAGACATATATTAAGTGTAGGCACAGCTTATGTTGTTGGTATTGGAGGAGCTTGTTCTTACTACAATGAGTGGACACCATACAGTGACTACCCTGCCAATCATCTTGAAACTTTGAACAACAGGTGTTCTTCAACTGGTTCTTCAGCTGGTCTACTGTCATCCAGCCTTTTGGTACTGTATGTGTCAGTTGCAATTGCTTGCTTCAAAAGTTTAATAATATAA
- the LOC136268399 gene encoding sodium/calcium exchanger 3-like isoform X2, with protein MDKLKLANLRKPLTTNSPSCSGWAWYWVGDRFTDPGPDTLTSCGNPSRVLNINVTYLVGIGGPCSRHVEWSQYSSIPIKVIQEIDDGCSSCPYVNVYFHNTKYRIGEGSGEVSIELVLSNSLSTDITVQIKSIDSTATGGGVDYDSGTYNVTFSAGSTAATFTIPITNDSTTEQDETFKLRILEDSLPTCAFIFHFASSSKVTIVDDDEAATISFAQSRYSVQENGTLQLVLVLSKPLSTTFIVRIRSRDITATGRNVDYKSGPYIVVLHRGNTTAVFNIPIVDDRVPEPKERFRLAIRKNSLPSSVVLGNYAKAIVTIV; from the exons ATGGATAAGTTGAAACTAGCCAATCTGCGTAAACCGCTAACAACTAACAGTCCAAGCTGTAGTGGATGGGCTTGGTATTGG GTTGGTGACAGGTTTACAGATCCTGGTCCAGATACACTGACATCATGTGGAAATCCTTCTCGTGTTCTAAACATTAATGTTACCTATCTTGTTGGCATTGGAGGGCCTTGTTCTAGACATGTAGAGTGGAGCCAATACAGCAGTATCCCCATTAAAGTCATTCAAGAAATAGATGATGGCTGTAGTAGTTGTCCTTACGTCAATGTATACTTCCATAATACAAAATACAGAATTGGTGAAGGTAGTGGAGAGGTATCAATTGAATTAGTTCTTAGTAACTCATTATCAACcgatattactgtacaaatcaaaagCATTGACAGCACTGCAACTG gAGGAGGCGTGGATTATGATTCTGGAACATATAATGTAACATTTTCAGCTGGATCTACTGCGGCGACTTTCACTATTCCTATAACAAATGATAGTACAACAGAACAAGATGAAACTTTCAAACTGAGAATATTAGAGGATTCACTTCCAACCTGTGCTTTTATTTTTCATTTCGCATCTTCATCTAAGGTGACCATAGTGGACGATGATGAAG CTGCCACCATAAGCTTTGCTCAGTCAAGATACAGTGTACAGGAAAATGGAACATTACAACTTGTATTAGTGCTTAGCAAGCCATTATCAACTACCTTCATAGTAAGAATTCGAAGCCGTGACATTACTGCAACTG GCAGAAATGTAGATTACAAATCAGGACCATATATAGTTGTGCTACATCGTGGAAATACCACAGCAGTATTTAATATCCCAATAGTTGATGACAGAGTACCAGAACCAAAGGAACGCTTTCGACTGGCTATCAGAAAGAATTCCCTTCCTAGCAGTGTCGTGCTTGGTAACTATGCTAAAGCTATAGTTACCATTGTTTAA
- the LOC136268399 gene encoding sodium/calcium exchanger 3-like isoform X3: protein MDGFSSASYLFFTTEFCLSVGDRFTDPGPDTLTSCGNPSRVLNINVTYLVGIGGPCSRHVEWSQYSSIPIKVIQEIDDGCSSCPYVNVYFHNTKYRIGEGSGEVSIELVLSNSLSTDITVQIKSIDSTATGGGVDYDSGTYNVTFSAGSTAATFTIPITNDSTTEQDETFKLRILEDSLPTCAFIFHFASSSKVTIVDDDEAATISFAQSRYSVQENGTLQLVLVLSKPLSTTFIVRIRSRDITATGRNVDYKSGPYIVVLHRGNTTAVFNIPIVDDRVPEPKERFRLAIRKNSLPSSVVLGNYAKAIVTIV from the exons ATGGACGGGTTTTCGTCAGCTAGCTATCTATTTTTCACAACTGAATTCTGTCTTTCG GTTGGTGACAGGTTTACAGATCCTGGTCCAGATACACTGACATCATGTGGAAATCCTTCTCGTGTTCTAAACATTAATGTTACCTATCTTGTTGGCATTGGAGGGCCTTGTTCTAGACATGTAGAGTGGAGCCAATACAGCAGTATCCCCATTAAAGTCATTCAAGAAATAGATGATGGCTGTAGTAGTTGTCCTTACGTCAATGTATACTTCCATAATACAAAATACAGAATTGGTGAAGGTAGTGGAGAGGTATCAATTGAATTAGTTCTTAGTAACTCATTATCAACcgatattactgtacaaatcaaaagCATTGACAGCACTGCAACTG gAGGAGGCGTGGATTATGATTCTGGAACATATAATGTAACATTTTCAGCTGGATCTACTGCGGCGACTTTCACTATTCCTATAACAAATGATAGTACAACAGAACAAGATGAAACTTTCAAACTGAGAATATTAGAGGATTCACTTCCAACCTGTGCTTTTATTTTTCATTTCGCATCTTCATCTAAGGTGACCATAGTGGACGATGATGAAG CTGCCACCATAAGCTTTGCTCAGTCAAGATACAGTGTACAGGAAAATGGAACATTACAACTTGTATTAGTGCTTAGCAAGCCATTATCAACTACCTTCATAGTAAGAATTCGAAGCCGTGACATTACTGCAACTG GCAGAAATGTAGATTACAAATCAGGACCATATATAGTTGTGCTACATCGTGGAAATACCACAGCAGTATTTAATATCCCAATAGTTGATGACAGAGTACCAGAACCAAAGGAACGCTTTCGACTGGCTATCAGAAAGAATTCCCTTCCTAGCAGTGTCGTGCTTGGTAACTATGCTAAAGCTATAGTTACCATTGTTTAA
- the LOC136268399 gene encoding sodium/calcium exchanger 3-like isoform X1, translating to MRAVDQKHNYQLEWPYQFARDVFSAKVVGRGFSNSSSSFSRYSYMIEVVHVFKGKRQVGDRFTDPGPDTLTSCGNPSRVLNINVTYLVGIGGPCSRHVEWSQYSSIPIKVIQEIDDGCSSCPYVNVYFHNTKYRIGEGSGEVSIELVLSNSLSTDITVQIKSIDSTATGGGVDYDSGTYNVTFSAGSTAATFTIPITNDSTTEQDETFKLRILEDSLPTCAFIFHFASSSKVTIVDDDEAATISFAQSRYSVQENGTLQLVLVLSKPLSTTFIVRIRSRDITATGRNVDYKSGPYIVVLHRGNTTAVFNIPIVDDRVPEPKERFRLAIRKNSLPSSVVLGNYAKAIVTIV from the exons atgcgggcggtggaccagaaacataattaccaattggagtggccttaccagTTTGCCCGTGATGTTTTCTCAGCAAAGGTAGTTGGCCGTGGTTTCAGTAATTCTTCATCCAGTTTCTCTAGATACAGTTACATGATTGAAGTGGTGCACGTATTCAAAGGGAAACGTCAG GTTGGTGACAGGTTTACAGATCCTGGTCCAGATACACTGACATCATGTGGAAATCCTTCTCGTGTTCTAAACATTAATGTTACCTATCTTGTTGGCATTGGAGGGCCTTGTTCTAGACATGTAGAGTGGAGCCAATACAGCAGTATCCCCATTAAAGTCATTCAAGAAATAGATGATGGCTGTAGTAGTTGTCCTTACGTCAATGTATACTTCCATAATACAAAATACAGAATTGGTGAAGGTAGTGGAGAGGTATCAATTGAATTAGTTCTTAGTAACTCATTATCAACcgatattactgtacaaatcaaaagCATTGACAGCACTGCAACTG gAGGAGGCGTGGATTATGATTCTGGAACATATAATGTAACATTTTCAGCTGGATCTACTGCGGCGACTTTCACTATTCCTATAACAAATGATAGTACAACAGAACAAGATGAAACTTTCAAACTGAGAATATTAGAGGATTCACTTCCAACCTGTGCTTTTATTTTTCATTTCGCATCTTCATCTAAGGTGACCATAGTGGACGATGATGAAG CTGCCACCATAAGCTTTGCTCAGTCAAGATACAGTGTACAGGAAAATGGAACATTACAACTTGTATTAGTGCTTAGCAAGCCATTATCAACTACCTTCATAGTAAGAATTCGAAGCCGTGACATTACTGCAACTG GCAGAAATGTAGATTACAAATCAGGACCATATATAGTTGTGCTACATCGTGGAAATACCACAGCAGTATTTAATATCCCAATAGTTGATGACAGAGTACCAGAACCAAAGGAACGCTTTCGACTGGCTATCAGAAAGAATTCCCTTCCTAGCAGTGTCGTGCTTGGTAACTATGCTAAAGCTATAGTTACCATTGTTTAA